In Pedobacter sp. SL55, the following proteins share a genomic window:
- a CDS encoding SusC/RagA family TonB-linked outer membrane protein, whose amino-acid sequence MRKVFIFLLVLFTSMQLFGQATRQVTGTVKDFDTGEPLVGASVTVKGKTLGAVTDLNGKFSIKLADNDETLVFKFISYVAQEITVKGKSTVEVKLKTDNVSLNQVVVVGYGEVQRKDLTGAVGSVKIEDLQKAPVGSAIEALAGRVAGVQVSSESGKPGAGVNIIVRGANSLTQDNSPLYVIDGFPMEEANASILNPAEIESIEVLKDASSTAIYGARGANGVIMITTKRGKEGAPTISYNAYAGVQKIINKIELMDSYEYVKLQAERDPIGILTNYLRDGRTLDYYRNVEEIDWQDRLFQSAPMQSHNISVMGGTKNTKYSASGNIFDQEGILINSGFNRKQFKFTLDQTFTDKFKVGSSVMYTGAKTYGANPATPDQNYSAMNYLMYSVWGYRPISFSGLELEDLLTDPDLSADDGRNDFRVNPILSAKNELRQTFENRLVANGFAEYAFTKSLKFKVTGGINNVAYRQETFNNSQTRYGYFGSTEKVNGGLLYTNSNTWQNENLLTYNKRIGQHNLNAVGGLIFQENNYKRYGLRATQLPNEVLGLAGLSQGISQPVTSINSEWSLMSYLGRINYNYKYKYYITASFRADGSSKFRDGNRWGYFPSTALSWRIINEDFIKKYKFISDAKLRVGYGVTGNNRVTDYATYAQMNFDNTNGNFNGYYSFNNSLAQGVFLSSLANPDLKWETTGQSNIGLDLGFFKQRLTITADYYKKITSNLLLNAQLPYSTGYSAAFKNIGKTSNEGFELSFTTENVKTNNFNWTSSFNIAFNKNKVLELTENQESLISTVGWDQNYRELPGYIAKVGQPLGQMYGFIWEGVYPYSDFDQLPSGAYQLKSNVATNGNTRSLIQPGDIKYKDLNGDGVVDDLDRTVIGRAYPIHQGGFSNNFRYKNFDLNVFLQWSYGNDVMNANRLLFEAGNKPYLNQYATFSDRWTPENTNTTMFRVNGQGPNAYSSRIVEDGSYLRLKTVDLGYRLPSELVKRIKLKSARFYVSAQNLFTLTNYSGYDPEVAVYYTPLTPGFDYSSYPRPKTFVFGLNVTL is encoded by the coding sequence ATGAGGAAAGTCTTTATTTTTCTTTTGGTACTATTCACAAGCATGCAGCTTTTTGGGCAGGCCACCAGACAGGTAACGGGTACGGTAAAAGATTTCGACACCGGCGAACCACTTGTGGGTGCTAGTGTTACCGTTAAAGGAAAAACCCTAGGAGCGGTTACTGATTTGAACGGAAAGTTCTCCATTAAACTAGCCGATAATGATGAAACGTTGGTGTTCAAATTCATTAGTTACGTAGCACAAGAAATTACGGTAAAAGGAAAATCTACTGTAGAGGTAAAGTTAAAAACAGATAATGTATCGCTAAACCAAGTGGTAGTGGTTGGTTATGGCGAGGTGCAGCGTAAAGATTTAACGGGTGCAGTAGGTTCGGTAAAAATAGAAGATTTACAGAAAGCTCCCGTAGGTTCTGCCATAGAGGCATTGGCAGGTAGGGTAGCAGGCGTGCAGGTATCGTCAGAAAGTGGCAAGCCTGGAGCAGGCGTTAATATCATTGTACGTGGTGCTAACTCTTTAACTCAAGATAACTCTCCGTTATATGTAATAGATGGTTTCCCGATGGAAGAGGCAAACGCCAGTATTTTAAATCCTGCGGAAATAGAATCTATCGAAGTTTTAAAAGACGCTTCTTCTACAGCTATTTACGGTGCCAGAGGTGCCAATGGCGTAATTATGATTACCACCAAACGTGGTAAAGAGGGAGCGCCAACCATCAGTTACAACGCTTATGCAGGCGTGCAAAAAATCATCAACAAAATAGAATTGATGGACTCGTACGAGTATGTGAAATTACAAGCCGAAAGAGATCCGATAGGTATTTTAACCAATTATTTAAGAGATGGCAGAACGCTAGATTATTATCGTAACGTAGAAGAAATAGATTGGCAGGACAGGCTCTTTCAATCTGCACCAATGCAAAGCCACAATATTTCTGTAATGGGCGGTACTAAAAACACCAAATATTCAGCTTCTGGCAATATTTTCGATCAAGAAGGGATTTTGATAAACTCTGGTTTTAACCGCAAGCAATTCAAATTTACGTTAGACCAAACCTTTACAGATAAATTTAAAGTGGGCTCTTCGGTAATGTACACGGGTGCTAAAACCTATGGTGCTAATCCAGCAACACCCGACCAAAATTACTCGGCAATGAATTATCTGATGTACAGCGTTTGGGGTTATAGACCAATTTCTTTCAGCGGTTTAGAATTAGAAGATTTACTGACCGATCCAGATTTGAGCGCAGACGATGGTAGAAACGATTTCCGTGTCAACCCAATTCTTTCTGCAAAAAACGAACTTCGACAAACCTTCGAAAACCGTTTGGTAGCTAATGGCTTTGCAGAATATGCCTTTACCAAAAGCTTAAAATTTAAAGTTACGGGTGGTATTAACAATGTCGCTTACCGACAAGAGACTTTTAACAACTCACAAACCAGGTACGGTTATTTTGGCAGTACCGAGAAAGTAAACGGTGGTTTGCTGTACACCAATAGCAATACTTGGCAAAACGAAAATTTATTAACCTACAACAAAAGAATTGGTCAACACAATTTAAACGCCGTTGGCGGATTGATTTTTCAGGAAAACAATTACAAAAGATACGGCTTGAGAGCAACCCAATTACCCAACGAAGTTTTAGGCTTAGCAGGTTTAAGTCAAGGTATTTCGCAACCAGTAACGTCAATTAACAGCGAATGGTCGTTGATGTCTTACTTGGGTCGTATCAACTACAATTACAAGTATAAATATTACATCACAGCATCATTTAGAGCAGATGGTTCTTCTAAATTTAGAGATGGTAACAGATGGGGATATTTCCCTTCTACAGCCTTGTCTTGGAGAATTATTAATGAAGATTTTATTAAAAAATACAAGTTCATTTCTGATGCAAAATTAAGAGTAGGCTATGGCGTAACGGGCAATAACCGCGTAACCGATTATGCCACTTATGCGCAAATGAATTTCGATAATACCAATGGTAATTTTAACGGATATTATTCTTTCAACAACAGTTTAGCACAAGGCGTGTTCTTAAGTTCGTTGGCTAATCCAGATTTAAAATGGGAAACCACCGGCCAAAGTAACATTGGTTTAGATTTAGGTTTTTTTAAGCAACGCCTTACCATCACGGCAGATTACTACAAGAAAATAACCTCTAACTTGCTGTTAAACGCACAACTTCCTTATTCTACAGGTTATTCGGCCGCATTTAAAAACATTGGGAAAACTTCTAACGAAGGTTTTGAGCTAAGTTTTACAACAGAGAATGTCAAAACAAACAACTTTAATTGGACAAGCTCTTTTAATATCGCCTTTAATAAAAATAAAGTGTTGGAGCTTACAGAAAACCAAGAAAGTTTAATTAGTACGGTAGGTTGGGATCAAAACTACCGCGAACTGCCAGGTTATATCGCCAAAGTGGGGCAGCCTTTAGGCCAAATGTATGGCTTTATTTGGGAAGGCGTTTATCCTTATTCAGATTTTGATCAATTGCCAAGCGGTGCTTATCAGCTCAAATCAAATGTGGCTACCAATGGTAATACGCGGTCATTAATTCAGCCTGGAGATATCAAATACAAAGACTTAAATGGCGATGGCGTGGTAGATGACCTAGACCGTACCGTAATTGGAAGGGCTTATCCAATACATCAAGGTGGGTTTAGCAATAATTTCAGGTACAAAAACTTCGATTTGAATGTGTTTCTACAGTGGTCGTACGGTAACGATGTAATGAACGCCAACCGATTATTGTTCGAAGCAGGAAACAAGCCTTACCTGAACCAATACGCTACTTTTTCTGATAGATGGACACCTGAAAATACCAACACCACCATGTTTAGGGTAAATGGGCAAGGGCCTAATGCATACTCAAGCCGCATTGTAGAAGATGGTTCTTACCTGAGGCTTAAAACGGTTGATTTAGGCTACAGATTGCCTTCGGAATTGGTAAAACGCATCAAGTTAAAATCGGCAAGGTTTTATGTATCGGCACAAAACTTATTTACACTTACCAACTATTCTGGCTACGATCCAGAAGTGGCGGTATATTACACGCCTCTCACACCAGGATTTGATTATTCATCTTATCCTCGTCCTAAAACATTTGTGTTTGGTTTAAATGTAACCTTATAA
- a CDS encoding right-handed parallel beta-helix repeat-containing protein, translated as MALLKLPSKYCIFDYGVRKTGTDENYYSDAYVQFNNSDLPLINNCVFSRRVNNSGRGIWIGSGTTNSKITNCTFGNGGSTGYFVTAINDNSQSNSLIEGNTINRNTALNSDLLQTDHGIYAHSFNGVTIHNNTISGWPTNADGGAIKARNGQNIIISNNTLNTSGILLYTYDNTPAFPYLDYVKVLNNQINIASAINDIYHGIGYWRNSTSVSEYSIRIEGNILPNGTISFNGSNLNVANFNAVGGGVFNNDYGLINLKSGINQSGNY; from the coding sequence ATGGCTCTTCTAAAACTACCTTCAAAATACTGTATTTTCGATTATGGGGTTAGAAAAACTGGTACCGATGAAAATTATTATTCGGATGCTTATGTACAATTCAACAATTCGGACCTGCCGCTAATTAACAACTGTGTTTTCTCCCGAAGGGTAAACAACAGTGGCCGTGGCATTTGGATTGGTAGCGGAACCACCAACAGCAAAATTACCAATTGCACCTTCGGGAATGGCGGTAGCACGGGATATTTCGTTACGGCAATTAACGATAACAGCCAAAGCAACTCATTAATTGAAGGCAATACCATTAACAGAAATACGGCGCTAAACTCAGATCTTTTACAAACCGACCATGGCATTTATGCCCACAGTTTTAATGGTGTTACCATTCACAACAACACCATTAGCGGCTGGCCTACTAACGCAGACGGCGGTGCTATTAAAGCCCGCAATGGACAAAATATCATCATCTCTAACAATACGTTGAACACTTCTGGCATTCTACTGTACACTTACGATAATACACCAGCATTTCCGTATTTAGATTACGTAAAAGTGCTGAACAACCAAATTAATATTGCATCTGCTATAAATGACATTTACCATGGCATTGGCTACTGGCGAAATAGCACATCGGTATCAGAATACTCGATTAGAATAGAAGGAAACATCCTCCCTAATGGCACCATTAGCTTCAATGGAAGTAATTTGAATGTCGCTAACTTTAACGCCGTTGGTGGTGGCGTTTTCAATAACGATTATGGGTTGATAAATTTAAAGTCAGGTATCAATCAATCTGGAAATTATTAA
- a CDS encoding T9SS type A sorting domain-containing protein, whose translation MKKQLLLIFGMLFSINFLYAQWANNGEWNYGLTTTPSTFSTVGTNSSSNATTAGFLPLTPSGNAGVYLNASAASGSFSLTNDNKLIAQLPTASFARFSVNSVTSATDVVINSFKIKFSGAINTADAGNYVYAIGKHSGNLFNPASNNNVFRSSAELFTALRWTPIATANSTAIRFEYRLGSDASSTTTYTTIDQTTFVKGGEYDVDVYCNNSSAAKTYTVSATPYSLPANSYHIWVNGSKIGADFPRSVEVTGSGGLAGGTSIAFANGDAINSFLFTGNGAAGAAGNITLSNLKLTYLLTTTPVNLISFTGKVLSNGMELNWITASEQNNDYFELLRASDGKNYTSLGKITGKGNSNEVSRYAFTDRNPNVGYNYYQLKQVDKDGTVHQIEETVALKYSLNQQDDFKVFSKDNILSVAINAANASVADFYVYDTNGRKLTQTKLKLNTGNHTYVVDASNLPKGVLVARISAKDGASSVKFLR comes from the coding sequence ATGAAAAAACAATTACTTTTAATCTTTGGTATGCTATTTAGCATCAATTTTTTGTACGCACAATGGGCCAATAATGGAGAATGGAATTACGGTTTAACCACCACGCCAAGTACTTTCAGTACGGTAGGTACAAATTCATCATCAAATGCTACCACGGCTGGTTTTTTGCCGCTAACCCCAAGTGGTAATGCCGGAGTTTACTTGAACGCGAGCGCAGCATCTGGAAGCTTTAGCCTAACCAACGACAACAAGTTAATCGCTCAACTTCCTACGGCCAGTTTCGCTCGTTTTTCGGTAAATAGTGTTACTAGTGCCACAGATGTGGTGATTAATTCATTTAAGATTAAGTTTAGTGGCGCAATCAATACTGCAGATGCTGGCAATTATGTTTATGCTATTGGCAAACATTCTGGCAATTTATTTAACCCAGCTAGTAATAACAATGTGTTTAGGAGCAGTGCCGAGTTGTTTACTGCATTAAGATGGACACCTATTGCTACGGCAAACTCTACAGCCATTAGGTTCGAGTACAGGCTAGGAAGCGATGCCTCTAGCACTACTACTTACACTACAATAGATCAAACAACTTTTGTTAAGGGAGGAGAATACGATGTAGATGTGTATTGTAATAATTCATCGGCTGCTAAAACTTATACCGTTAGCGCTACACCTTATTCGCTTCCGGCTAATTCCTATCACATTTGGGTTAATGGCAGCAAAATAGGCGCAGATTTTCCTCGTTCGGTAGAGGTTACTGGTAGTGGGGGCTTGGCAGGCGGAACTTCTATCGCTTTCGCAAATGGAGATGCAATCAACTCATTCTTGTTTACGGGTAACGGAGCTGCGGGTGCTGCTGGAAATATTACCTTGTCTAATTTAAAATTAACTTACCTACTTACCACTACGCCAGTAAATTTAATTTCTTTTACAGGGAAAGTTTTGAGTAATGGTATGGAGCTAAACTGGATTACTGCTTCTGAGCAAAATAACGATTACTTTGAATTGTTAAGGGCTAGCGATGGGAAAAACTATACCTCGTTGGGTAAAATTACTGGTAAGGGAAATTCAAATGAAGTGAGTAGATATGCTTTTACAGATCGTAACCCAAATGTTGGCTACAATTACTACCAGCTAAAACAAGTAGACAAAGATGGTACGGTTCATCAAATAGAAGAAACTGTAGCCTTAAAATATAGCTTAAACCAGCAAGATGATTTTAAGGTGTTTTCTAAGGATAATATTTTGAGTGTAGCCATTAACGCCGCTAATGCTAGTGTAGCCGATTTTTACGTGTATGATACCAATGGTAGAAAATTAACACAAACCAAGCTGAAATTAAATACCGGTAACCATACCTACGTGGTAGATGCAAGTAATTTGCCCAAGGGTGTATTGGTTGCTAGAATAAGCGCTAAAGATGGGGCTAGTAGCGTGAAATTTTTGAGATAA
- a CDS encoding polysaccharide lyase 8 family protein, whose amino-acid sequence MRKSIYYIAFCFFLFPTLSYAQATYPFGTILKKVYADQGKNANNVNKPAQTDFESIRTDGSWADVNYEDKSTTAWLPVKHLEKVSDLVYAYSTAGSAFYQNEKVYQAIVNALKLWYAKDPKSSNWWHNEISVPQKLGLLLVIMTSAAQQLPDDLQSQLIERMKRGDMVSKTGANKTDIAMHYFYRALLTEDTKLLAESLTEFFKPVSLVEGEEGLQHDFSYLQHGPQLYIGGYGNVFLGGVIKIANYVAGTPYALSKEKLALLSTFYQNTYLKTFRNRYTDFNVEGRGVSRPNNLRKPSEKYRLNAMKTIDAANASLWENERLRVDSAAGAVITPYHQHFWKGDYTVHVRPEYNFNVRISSKRTKRAEAGNNENLYGKYLSDGATNLQLNGPEYYNIMPVWEWDKIPGVTAADHAEDVKMTVNWGETGTNEFAGGVSDGIYGATAYQLDYDGVKAKKAWFFFDKEIVALGADIKSKNEAPIATTLNQTWLLGAVNTSAGAVKKGELKNLDLPPASWVQHNGVFYYFPEQSKVTMSTQLQQGNWNKINQTHSKENVAGDVFKLWIAHGVQPDTASYQYIVLPAAKNIKSFDPKTIAIVSNSTQNQVVYHEQLKILQAVFYSASTVVANGYEIKAAKPCIIMWREGKGNEKKLYVADPLQTESAIQLQIKNIKTGKLVELAVAMPDGAYKGSSKEVAFSL is encoded by the coding sequence ATGAGAAAATCGATTTACTATATTGCTTTTTGCTTTTTTCTGTTTCCTACGCTAAGTTATGCACAGGCAACCTATCCTTTTGGTACCATTCTCAAAAAAGTATATGCCGATCAGGGTAAGAATGCAAACAATGTAAATAAACCTGCGCAAACCGACTTTGAAAGTATAAGAACTGACGGTTCTTGGGCTGATGTTAACTATGAGGATAAATCTACTACAGCTTGGCTACCTGTTAAACACCTAGAGAAAGTAAGCGATTTGGTTTATGCTTACAGTACCGCAGGTAGTGCTTTTTATCAAAATGAGAAAGTATATCAAGCTATTGTAAATGCTTTAAAACTGTGGTATGCTAAAGATCCAAAAAGCAGCAATTGGTGGCATAACGAAATTTCTGTACCACAAAAATTAGGGCTTTTGTTGGTAATAATGACTTCGGCAGCGCAACAATTACCAGATGATTTGCAAAGCCAGCTGATAGAGCGCATGAAACGTGGAGATATGGTAAGCAAAACCGGCGCAAATAAAACCGATATCGCCATGCACTATTTTTATAGGGCTTTGTTAACGGAAGACACGAAGCTCTTGGCAGAATCGCTGACCGAGTTTTTTAAACCTGTGAGCTTGGTAGAGGGGGAAGAGGGCCTACAGCACGATTTTTCGTATTTACAGCACGGTCCACAGTTGTACATTGGTGGTTATGGCAATGTTTTTTTGGGTGGAGTTATTAAAATTGCCAATTATGTGGCAGGTACCCCTTATGCGTTAAGTAAAGAGAAATTGGCACTGTTATCCACGTTTTATCAAAACACATATTTAAAAACATTTAGAAATAGGTATACAGATTTTAATGTAGAAGGACGCGGGGTTTCTAGGCCCAATAATTTACGTAAACCTTCAGAAAAATACCGTTTAAACGCTATGAAAACCATAGACGCCGCCAATGCTTCGCTATGGGAAAACGAGCGGTTAAGGGTAGATAGTGCTGCCGGCGCCGTGATTACGCCTTACCATCAACATTTCTGGAAAGGAGATTATACCGTACATGTGCGTCCTGAGTATAATTTTAATGTGCGTATTAGCAGCAAACGCACTAAACGAGCAGAGGCTGGAAACAATGAGAATTTGTATGGTAAATACTTATCTGATGGGGCCACCAACTTGCAGCTCAATGGCCCAGAGTACTATAACATTATGCCCGTTTGGGAATGGGATAAAATTCCGGGGGTTACAGCGGCAGACCATGCAGAAGATGTGAAAATGACGGTAAATTGGGGCGAAACAGGCACCAACGAATTTGCGGGAGGTGTTTCAGATGGCATATATGGCGCAACAGCCTATCAGCTAGATTACGATGGCGTTAAAGCAAAAAAAGCTTGGTTTTTCTTCGATAAAGAAATTGTAGCGCTTGGTGCCGATATCAAATCAAAAAATGAAGCACCTATTGCTACTACCCTTAACCAAACCTGGTTGTTGGGGGCGGTTAACACATCGGCTGGTGCCGTAAAAAAAGGAGAATTGAAAAACTTAGACCTGCCCCCTGCAAGTTGGGTACAACATAATGGAGTTTTTTATTACTTCCCAGAGCAAAGCAAGGTAACTATGAGCACGCAGTTACAGCAGGGCAACTGGAATAAAATTAATCAAACGCATAGCAAAGAGAATGTTGCTGGCGATGTATTTAAACTTTGGATAGCGCATGGTGTACAACCCGACACGGCAAGTTACCAGTACATTGTGTTACCTGCGGCTAAAAACATCAAAAGCTTTGATCCTAAAACCATAGCTATTGTGAGTAATAGCACTCAAAACCAGGTAGTTTATCACGAGCAGTTAAAAATATTACAAGCGGTATTTTATAGTGCTTCAACGGTGGTTGCTAATGGTTACGAGATAAAAGCCGCAAAGCCTTGCATCATCATGTGGAGAGAGGGTAAAGGAAATGAAAAGAAGTTGTATGTGGCAGATCCGCTGCAAACAGAAAGCGCAATTCAGCTACAAATCAAAAATATCAAAACAGGAAAGTTGGTTGAGCTGGCCGTTGCCATGCCTGATGGTGCGTATAAAGGCTCGTCAAAAGAAGTAGCTTTTTCGCTATAG
- a CDS encoding hybrid sensor histidine kinase/response regulator transcription factor, whose translation MEDKEGKIWIGTERNGISVYDPEQRTFSHIQQNSLSNNFIRKIIISKEGKFWIATMNGLNIYDPNSGRFTVYKHDSENRKSLIDNSIKDLYEDEHGSVWIGTNFGGISVAHKNAVPFEVYKYSKYRNSISNDIISVIGGVDGQHILAGTEGSGIDYMNTQTGTFKNFSNQPNNAASINSNNVKAIFKDQKGLLWIGLYEGGLEQFDLASGTFKHFKPNPKDSNSISHGYVSSIAQDQQGRLWIGTSSKGINLYHYDKQNFTKVNTKSSGLKISSDYIRVMLGDTKGNLWVGAADGLSILRKGKNRFERFYKDKDGLQSDYINCILEDNQQQIWIGSHRGGLAKYLSKQNKFVTYSTKNGLPSNNIAAMAQDNEGNLWISTDRGLSKFNVKQGNFKNYYVSDGLPSNEFSYNAAYKAPNGTLYFGSYNGLVAFKPQNISINQAAPKIIFTALRLFNKNVEVGGEDGLLEEDISFAPKITFSANQNIFTVDFVALNYIKPERNKYAYKLEGFEDNWNEVGIPSATYTNLPAGTYHLLVKGSNNDGYWNKTPARLEIKILPPLWQTWWAYVLYAVVLALIWYYINRFLRRQERLETELYYEHLNYEQQQQLHQHKLEFFTRISHEIRTPLTLISAPVEKLIHLTQDNTLLNAPLKGIKSNTDRLLRLIKELLDFRKIETGNLQLKVAEVDLVTFGSAICQAFKSQTADKEIDFRFDHPLQPVKAFIDASQMEKVLFNLLANALKYTPNRGSITLSVEELANHIQIKVHDTGTGISSEHLAHIFSDFYQIKGENAQTGWGIGLALVKDIVDMHQAQISVQSKVATADEEGYTEFCISMLKGSAHFSAQELAAASMTEHNEVTAIELPLAESNVVTTSVDDLPPHAKHILVVEDNDELREFIVQSLQHSYKITGCTNGLAGLEYAVENLPDLIISDVTMPIMNGNELCKQIKTEERTNHIPVIMLTAMAAHNHQIEGLEAGADVYITKPFSVQVLELNIKNILLSKEVLKAKLHKQLLLTPAKVEAQCPEEKFLAKLMQIIENKMEDPDFNVTALVDEIGMSQTVLYKKIKALTDLSITDFIKSIRLKRAAQLLTAGQLSIAEVAYSVGFNDRK comes from the coding sequence GTGGAAGATAAGGAGGGAAAGATTTGGATTGGCACCGAGCGCAACGGTATCAGTGTTTACGATCCTGAGCAGCGTACCTTTTCGCATATCCAGCAAAATTCATTAAGCAATAACTTCATTAGAAAAATCATCATCAGTAAAGAGGGTAAGTTTTGGATTGCCACCATGAACGGACTAAATATTTATGATCCGAACAGTGGGAGGTTTACCGTTTATAAGCACGATTCCGAAAACAGAAAAAGCTTGATTGATAATTCTATCAAAGACCTTTATGAAGATGAACATGGTTCGGTATGGATTGGAACCAATTTTGGCGGCATTAGCGTAGCCCATAAAAATGCCGTACCTTTTGAGGTGTATAAGTATAGCAAGTACCGCAACAGTATCAGTAATGATATCATTAGTGTAATTGGCGGGGTAGATGGCCAACATATTTTGGCAGGTACAGAAGGCTCGGGTATTGATTACATGAATACCCAAACCGGTACTTTTAAAAACTTTAGCAACCAACCCAATAACGCTGCAAGCATCAACTCTAACAATGTAAAAGCCATTTTTAAAGATCAAAAAGGCTTGTTGTGGATTGGCCTTTATGAAGGAGGTTTAGAGCAATTTGATTTGGCCAGTGGCACCTTTAAACATTTTAAGCCTAACCCAAAAGACAGTAACAGCATTAGCCACGGTTATGTGAGCAGCATTGCACAAGATCAGCAGGGAAGATTATGGATCGGGACCTCATCAAAAGGAATTAACCTCTACCATTACGATAAGCAAAATTTTACAAAGGTAAATACCAAGTCTAGTGGGTTAAAAATTAGCAGCGATTACATACGCGTAATGCTGGGCGATACCAAGGGCAACCTTTGGGTAGGGGCGGCCGATGGACTAAGCATTTTAAGAAAAGGTAAAAATCGGTTCGAGCGTTTTTATAAAGATAAAGATGGCCTACAATCAGACTATATCAATTGCATTTTAGAGGATAACCAACAACAAATATGGATTGGCTCGCATCGGGGTGGTTTGGCCAAATACCTGTCCAAGCAAAATAAATTTGTTACCTACAGCACTAAAAACGGACTGCCAAGTAATAATATCGCCGCCATGGCGCAAGATAATGAAGGCAATTTATGGATCAGTACCGATAGGGGATTGTCTAAGTTTAATGTGAAGCAGGGCAATTTTAAGAATTACTATGTAAGCGACGGACTACCAAGTAACGAGTTTAGCTATAATGCGGCTTATAAAGCACCCAATGGCACTTTGTATTTTGGCAGCTACAATGGTTTGGTAGCTTTTAAACCGCAAAATATATCAATTAACCAAGCCGCACCTAAAATTATATTTACCGCTCTGCGTTTGTTCAACAAAAATGTGGAGGTTGGCGGCGAAGATGGCTTGCTGGAAGAAGACATTTCATTTGCGCCAAAAATTACTTTTAGTGCTAACCAAAATATTTTTACCGTAGATTTTGTGGCCCTCAATTATATTAAACCAGAGCGCAACAAATATGCCTACAAACTAGAAGGATTTGAAGATAACTGGAACGAAGTTGGCATTCCATCTGCAACCTATACCAACCTGCCCGCTGGAACTTACCATTTATTGGTAAAGGGCAGCAATAACGATGGATATTGGAATAAAACCCCCGCAAGGCTAGAAATAAAAATATTGCCGCCACTATGGCAAACTTGGTGGGCATACGTGCTGTACGCCGTTGTACTTGCATTGATTTGGTATTACATCAATAGGTTTTTAAGGCGACAAGAACGTTTAGAAACCGAACTGTATTATGAGCACCTCAATTATGAGCAACAGCAGCAATTACATCAGCATAAGCTAGAATTTTTTACCAGGATATCTCATGAAATCCGCACGCCACTAACCTTGATCTCGGCGCCAGTAGAGAAATTAATTCATTTAACGCAAGACAATACTTTGCTAAACGCCCCTTTAAAAGGGATCAAGAGCAATACTGATAGGCTGTTAAGATTGATTAAGGAACTGCTAGATTTTAGGAAAATAGAAACCGGAAATTTACAATTAAAGGTTGCCGAGGTAGATTTGGTAACTTTTGGCAGTGCCATTTGCCAAGCCTTTAAAAGTCAAACTGCTGATAAGGAAATTGATTTTAGATTTGACCATCCATTACAGCCTGTTAAAGCATTTATAGATGCTTCGCAGATGGAAAAAGTATTGTTTAATTTGCTGGCCAATGCATTAAAGTACACTCCTAATCGTGGCAGTATTACGCTCAGCGTAGAAGAACTGGCCAACCACATTCAAATTAAGGTTCATGATACGGGTACAGGCATTTCTTCGGAGCATTTAGCTCATATCTTTTCAGATTTTTATCAGATAAAAGGCGAAAATGCCCAAACTGGATGGGGCATAGGTTTGGCCTTAGTTAAGGATATTGTTGACATGCACCAGGCCCAAATCAGCGTTCAAAGTAAAGTGGCAACAGCAGATGAAGAAGGGTATACCGAGTTTTGCATTTCGATGTTAAAGGGGAGTGCGCATTTCTCGGCCCAAGAGTTGGCAGCAGCAAGTATGACCGAGCACAATGAAGTTACAGCGATAGAATTGCCATTGGCAGAAAGTAATGTCGTAACTACTTCGGTTGATGACCTACCTCCACATGCAAAGCACATTTTGGTAGTAGAAGATAACGATGAGCTACGAGAGTTCATTGTCCAGTCGTTACAACACAGCTACAAAATAACGGGCTGTACCAACGGTTTGGCAGGTTTGGAATATGCCGTAGAAAACCTGCCAGATTTAATTATCAGCGATGTGACCATGCCTATAATGAACGGTAATGAGCTTTGCAAGCAGATCAAGACCGAAGAGCGCACCAACCATATTCCGGTAATTATGCTTACGGCTATGGCTGCCCACAACCACCAAATAGAAGGTTTGGAAGCTGGCGCCGATGTTTACATTACCAAGCCGTTTAGTGTACAGGTTTTAGAGTTAAATATTAAAAATATATTGCTATCAAAAGAGGTGCTTAAGGCTAAGCTTCATAAGCAACTGCTGTTAACGCCGGCCAAAGTAGAGGCGCAATGTCCCGAAGAAAAGTTTTTAGCCAAACTGATGCAGATTATAGAAAACAAAATGGAAGATCCAGATTTTAATGTAACTGCTTTGGTAGATGAAATTGGAATGAGCCAAACGGTACTCTACAAAAAAATAAAGGCATTAACCGATCTTTCCATTACCGATTTCATCAAGTCTATTCGTTTAAAACGAGCAGCTCAATTGTTAACCGCTGGTCAGTTGAGTATTGCAGAGGTAGCTTATTCGGTTGGTTTTAATGATAGAAAGTAA